cgaacctgggtcctgtgcaagaccaaccagtgctcttaaccactgagccatctccccatcccctactGTGCTCTTTAAATGTtgatttgttttatcttttttttttttttttttgattttcgagatagggcttttctgtagcttttggttcctgtcctggaactagctcttgtagaccaggctggcctcgaactcacagggatccgcctgcctctgcctcccgagtgctgggattaaagatgtgtgccaccaccgcctggctttgctttatctttttaattgttaaaatatACATTCTAATATAAAGTTGCCCAGTTTATATTAATGTTCATTCCAGTGCCACTAATTACATTCACGTTGTTGTTTCCAAAACCATTTCATTGCTCCAGCAGAAACTTTGTCATTTCTAAGCAGTAATACCCTATTCCCCTTTCCTCACAGCTCCTGATGACCACTTTCCTTTTACATGTATTGATTTATGTGGGTGGAGGCATTTGTACAGCAGCACagttgtggaggtcaggggacaacatAGGAgactcagttctttccttctaccatgtgagctACAGgatgaactcaggttatcaggcttggaggcaagtgccGTTACGTGCTGAGTCATCTAACCTGCTCtcatccccaccctacccccaagaaaggtttctctgtagccctggttgtcctggaacttactttgtagacaaggcctcgaattcacagagacacagagatccacctgcctctgcctctggagttctgggattagaagcatgtgccaccaccacctggcctcattttgatttttttggttttttgttttttttgttttgtttttgtttgtttgtttgtttgtttgtttgtttgtttttgagacagggtttctctgtgttgctttggagcctgtcttgtaactagctcttatagaccaggctgacctcgaactcacagacatctgcctgcctctgcctcccaagtgctagaattaaaggtgcgcctttaattttttttttattttattttttaatcccagcacttgggaggcagagacaggcagatctctgtgagttcgaggccagcctggtctaccaagggagttccaggacaggctccaaagctacagagaaaccctgtctcgaaaaaccaaaaaaagataGGATTTTActgtgtagtccaagctggcctcatcTTGAGATACTTCTTCCAGTAGCTGAGATGTTTCTAGGCATGTGCTACTAGGCCTGGCTAAAGTGCTTTTCTGTCTATGAATTTGCCTTCCTAGGTGGTATTCCAGATAAGTAGACTCCAGTCCTTTTGTGTCTGCTGTCTCTGGCTTAAAATGGAATTGTCAGGATCTATCTATGTTTGTAGCATGTATCAGTACTAATTCCTTCTTACTGCTAAATTATACTCCACTGAGTGATATACCACATCTGGTTTATATCTCCATCTGTTGTTGGTCCTttgaattatttttgctttttgactaTTTTGAAAAATGCTGCCAAGAACATTCGCATATAAAGCCCAGTGTATGGCTGTAATTCCAGGACATAGGATGCTGAGGTTTAAtgtaaggtcagcctgggtcacatagtactagtaagactttgtctcaagaagATCAATTGTGAAagcctaaaaaacaaaacaaagacacaacaaaATTGTGTGTAAGTTTTTGTGTATGGGTTGGAGATTTATCTCagtagtagaaagaaaaaaatgaacgagtgaaaggaagaaaataataaagccaaaaacaaaaaacaaaaacaaaagaaaacgcGACtaggagtggaattgctgggtcagATGGTAGTTCAGTTTAACTCTTTTCTGGTGCTGGGGATAGAGCTCCAGTCTTACGCAAGCTAGGAAAGTGCTCTTCCAATGAGTTGCATTGCGGTCCTTTGTTTAAGATAGGGTATCTTTGTAGTGCATGAAGACCCTGAAGTATCTTTGTAGTGCATGAAGACCCTGAAGTATCTTTGTAGTGCATGAAGACCCTGAAGTATCTTTGTAGTGCATGAAGACCCTGAAGTATCTTTGTAGTGCATGAAAACCCTGAAGTCTTGATGCTCTTGCGTGGCATCCTGGGTTCAGGAACTATGTCCATTCCTTTTAAGTGTTTGAACAGCTGTGGAACTGATTTCCACAAGCTATTCCATCTCATGTTCCTTAACAATATCTAGCCATGGAAATATTGTGAAGCCTATCTTTTTTGCTAAGGTATGTAAATGAAAGATAAATATAGTACAGATTGAAATTTATTGGGAaatcaatgaatttatttatacatttcagGAGGATGGACTCAGACAAGTTCTGGAAGAGATGAAAGCTTTGTATGAACAAAACCAGTCTGATGTGTAAGTTGTGATAAtatcagtgttttaaaaataagaaatgagatGTTAAAATCAGAACTTTTTATCTCTTTGGggatgcatttattttttaaattttttttttgttttttttttttttttgttttttgagacagggtttctctgtggctttggagcctgtcctggaactagctctgtagaccaggctggtctcgaactcacagagatccgcctacctctgcctcccgagtgctgggattaaaggttaaaTTTTTCTGAACCTGATCTTACCCTAGATGTACAAGCGAGCACAGGACTTAAACTTAAAGGATTTTCTGCTGCTCTGTGATTGGGCAATGCTTCACATATGCTAGATGCTCAATACATCTTCATGATGTATTATAATGTATGACTTCTAAGCTAAAAGAGTTAAGGTAGACGTAACAAGATGAGACAGGGTCAGATAAAACCCACAATGCAAGTAAGTCCTTAGTTCccattcttcattttcatttacaGACGCCTTAGTGTGTTTGAAGAAGGGTCCATTGAGCAGGAATAGCAGCGATTTCTGACAACATGAGTAGAGTTTTTTTGAGAACCAGTATCACAAAAGGCTACCGCGTAGTAGGACAAGAGAGGGCTATAgatttattgtatatttaaagTTAGGCATGGTATCTCATACAGTGGAGAATTTGGTCAGTGTGAACAGACTTCAGAGGCTGCCATCACAtggtaagatttaaaaaaaaagtgctgaatGCTGGATCAAAGCTGAGGTAGTCAGAACCTTTCCCCCCTgccttctctgagacagggtttctctgtgtaacccaggggaccctggaattcgctctgtagggCCCTGTGTTGTTTgagctccagcaccacaaaagcaaaacaacctaGATACTCGGTATAAGAACAGggtcttgggggctggagaaatggctcagtggttaagagcactgactgctcttccagaggaccagggttcaattcccagcacccacatggcagctcacaactgtctgaagatccagttgcaggggatctgacaccttcacaccaatgcacataaaataaagttaaataaaccataaaaaatattaaaaaaaaaagaacagggtctcactctaggatgaccttgaactcaagagatttttctgactgcctcctgagtgttggggtcaAAGGTGGTACCCAATTCTggtttctttatcttttaatataCTAATGAAAGTACTGTCCTGGAGGTAGCTACTCTGCTAGATTGACTGCTACTAACTTTAAATGGACAAAACAAGCATTTAAGTCAGTCATTCTGGCTTTGAAATTATTACCTACATTGGAACATGTATGTTTCTTATTCCTTATATGTCCTTACCAGGAATGAAGCAAAGTCAGCTGGACGGGGTAATTTGATACCAACCATCAGATTTCGGCATTGTTCTTTGTTAAGAAACCAACGCTGCACTGTAGCATATCTGTAAGTGTCTCGGGCTTTGTTTGAAGTCTCAGGGAACCTAGGAGGTTTTTTCCCTTTTATGTAGTTTGTTTCTCAGTGGGTAGCAAGGAAAAAGATCTTCTGTTgttcctttttatgttttgttttgtttagtcttgtttttgagatagggtcttacctACTTACcagtggctggccttgaacttgctatgtaaacagtctgactttgaagtcacagagatctttctgcttttcttcttgaaTGTTAGGATTGATGCCATATGCAATCACACCTGACTTCCCCTATgacccctcttttttttttttgacatggttTCTTcatctagccctggctgtcctggaactggctctgtagatcaggttgaccttaAACTTATAGATATCTgactggagtgctgggattaaaggtttgtgccaccaccacccagctctgatttcctatcaaaaacatttttttaaaaattatgaaacacTAGTGTATTCATAAAAACAGTGAGGTAATATAACTTGCCCTGTGGAATGTAGCTCTTAGATCTTACTGCTCTGCCTTGTTTACTTcattgtgtgttgtttttatgcTGCACTGGTTTGGATTATCATGACAGCTCACcactcaattattttttttaaatatttatttatttatttattatgtatacaatattctgtctgtgtgtatgtctgcaggccagaagagggcaccagacgtcattatagatggttgtgagccaccatgtggttgctgggaattgaactcaggacctttggaagagtaggcaatgctcttaaccactgagccatctctccagccctcaccacTCAATTCTTAATACTTTTCTTTTCTAAGCAGCAAGGATCTCTTGGCTTCTGTAACCACTGCATATTGTCAAACTTAGAGAGTTAAACAGGGTatcattatgtagtcctggctagccttgaattcacagaggtcctcGTGCCTTTTAAGGCATTTGCTACCACAGCACTCTAAACAGTTCTTACGCACATTTTTCCCATTGTCCCAAGGATGTCGTCTAGTTGCTGTCTATCAGTAGCCAAAGAAAGTTCATATGTTCCATTTAGGTTTTGTGAGTCCTGAGTCTTCTCAGAAAAATGACTTTTGAccccttttattccttttttttttttttttttttttgagacagggtttcactgatttagctctagctgtcctagaactcgctttataaatcaggctgacctcaaactcacaaagatccacctgcctctccctctccagtgctgggattaaaagtatatgccGCCGCCACCCAGCGACCCCTTTTATTCTTATACCATCTAATCCTTTCATGTTTTAGGTATGACCGGTTGCTTCGGATTAGAGCACTCAGGTGGGAATATGGCAGTGTCTTACCAAATGCTTTGCGATTCCACATGTCTGCTGAAGAAGTAAGTTAGCGCTATTCAAATGTATAGAAATGCTGTGTTCtctaatagtttttgttttttagtatccAGTGATTTCCACATTGTACTAATCTCTTATATACTATAATAGGAAGTATGTGGTGGGGCATGATTCTAAGTACTTAACAAAACAGAGTCCCAatagttctttgtttgttttttgagacagagtttctctgtataacagccccggctgtcctagaacttgctctgtagaccaggttggccttgaactcacagagatccatctgcctctgtctcccaagtactgggattaaaggtgtgcaccaccagcatCCTGCCCAATATGCTATTTATTACTGATCACTCTTTGGGATTAAAAATAGGTATTATTACTTGAGTGTTTTCTAGGGAGTTTTAATCAATATTAATAATTCATATTGGTAATAATTCTTGATTGATCCAGTAACCAAGGCACAGGATTACTTCAGATACTGGATTTAGCCACATAAATTTAAATCCCTACTATCCAAGAACTGTCTATCTCAAACAAGAAACTTGACCTCTCCCTATGCCTAAATAATCTCCTTTAAAAATGGCACAGGTTTACAAGGACTTCAGATAGTAACTGCTTGAAGTTACACCACATTTCACCTAAGTCCTCCATAGGACTTCCCCTTACTTTAGACAACAGTTACAAGTTCCATGATTCCTGTAGGTCCAGTACTTTACCAGAGTCACAAACCTCAGAGAACCATTCTACTTCATACTTCAGTGTCTGGGAGCCAAATGGTTACAAAGCAAAGTGGATACAAATCAGAACCAGTCAAATGAGTCTCAAAGGCTGAAAGCGTTGGAGACTCTAAGCTTCTGGCATCTTATCCTTGCAAATCAGAGCATGAAACCCCCTTGTCACATTCCATAATGGTACACAAAACACTGCCATCCAGGTACTCTTACAGGCGCTGGTGTCCAAGTGGGGTTTTATACTCCAGAGACATGACCATTGAATTGCCAACTCTGTCACAACTCAGTCTTCTCCCTTCCCAGGAGGCCACACCATTAGTGAGGTCCGAAGCCCAGTTACTGATCATATGGTTTCTAACCTCTACTCTGTGTCATTAAGTTAGCATAAACTGTCGAGGGTCCACTGTGAGTCACCTTCTTAACAACTCTTGATACTTCTCTGCATCAGTGATACATGATTTCTGCTCTTATATTGTATTACACCTATTGATTTGTGGTTTGACTTTGTGTCCTTGGAGTGAAGTCACCATGGTCATGATCTGTtcttaatgtgttcttgaattctgACTATTAAGAATTTATTGAGTTTTTGTGTCTATGCCAATCAGAGAAATTTGtctgtagtttttgttgttgttgttgttgttattgtatcATTATGGGGTTTTAGTGTCATGGTAATGCTGACTTTGCACAATGAGTTTggcattgtttctttccttctgtcatgAAATAGTTTAAAAGTATTTGTGTTAGTTCTCGTAAGGTTTGTAGGAGTTGACAATGAACCCATCTAGTCCTGAGGCTTTCCTTTAATTGTTGCTTCAGCCTCACTGATTATAACAGATTTGTTTCCTCTTATTTTTGGCAGGTCATATGTGCCTAGGAAtttatccattttttattgtgtctatatattatttctttagtttctacttcattaatttctgccatgatctttattatttctattgtCCTCCCGCATCTGGGCTTGGACTGTTCTTGTTTGCCTAAAAACTTGAGGTGCATTGCTAGGTTATTTATTTGGTATGGAATTGTTCAATGTAAGTCCTTATAGTTACTGCCTTTCCTTTGAGAATTGCTTTAGCTGTCTACCAAGGGTTTTGGTAAATTGTATTCTCACATTGTTGGATTCTAGGAAATTTTCAGTTTCCTCCCCAATTTCCTTCAGTGACTCAATGGTCATTCAAAAGTATATTGTTGACTCTCCAAGtatttgtgtggtttcagtatttttcttcttgttgatttctagttttatggCATTAATTTGATAAGATACAAGAAGTTATGGGGGGGgtgctgaagagatagctcagtagttaagaacactgtctgctcttctagaggtctgtaatgagatctggcaccaccttctggcctgcaggcatacatgcaaacagaacagaagggaaggaaggagggaaaagttttgggtttttttttgtgtgtgtgtgtgtggttgttgttgttattgttttgttgttgtgtttttgtttttttgtttgtttgtttttgttgttcgagatagggtttctctgtagctttggaccttgtcctggagctagttcttgtagatcaggctggcctcgaactcaaagaaatccgcctgtctctgcctcccaagtgctgggattaaaggcatgtgtcaccaccacctggcttcttttgtatgtttttaagaCTTGATTTGTGCCTAGAATGTGATCTCTCTTCTAGAAGCTTATGGGCTGccgagaagaatgtatattcatTACCTGTTAGATAGCCATTCTGTGTGTATCTAATAAGCTCATTTGATCTACAGTGtagtttgattttttattttttagatttattttatgtgtatgaatgatttgcctgtgtgtatgtatggatacCATGTCCATGCCTGGTTCCTTCAGGGGTCAGAAGGGGTCAGATTCtgtgaaactggaattacaggtgactgtgagccaccatgttgatgctggaaatagaactcaggtcctctgctagagcaactagtgttcttcaccactgagccttctctccagcccctacagtatacatttttatattttatttattcctatttttttatgtgcagtggtgttttgcctgtatgtatgtctgtatgagagtATTAGATCCACTGAcacttgagttacaggcagttatagctgccatgtggatgttgggaattgaaccctgaccctctagaagagcagccaatgctcttaaccactgggtcatctctccacccacctCCCTGCCGCTGCAGTATAATTTAATTCTGAGGTctcagtttgaatgagaatggtgtGTTGAAATCACCTACTCTATTGGATCAGGACCTTTCTGACCTTTTATAGACATCAGAATTTGATTCTTCAACATGTTTCCAACTGTTATGTCATCTTGTAATTctattttgctttgcatttttgaCATTTTGACTATAATATGTCATATAGAGGTTCTCTGCTCATATGTCTTTAGGGTTTTAATACCTCTTGTGTCTGATATCCTTCTCTAGATTTAGGgaattttgttataatttcaCTGGATGAAATCTCTTAAGCCTTTAAAATTTACCTTAGCTTCTGTCCTGTGGATTCTTAGGTTTGGTCCTTGATTGTGCATCAGAGCGCTCAGTCATCGTGTGGTgatgcttgtttctttttctttttttttttttattttttctttttggtttttcgagacaggg
The Microtus pennsylvanicus isolate mMicPen1 chromosome 2, mMicPen1.hap1, whole genome shotgun sequence DNA segment above includes these coding regions:
- the Gins1 gene encoding DNA replication complex GINS protein PSF1 isoform X2, with the translated sequence MFCEKAMELVRELHRAPEGQLPAFNEDGLRQVLEEMKALYEQNQSDVNEAKSAGRGNLIPTIRFRHCSLLRNQRCTVAYLYDRLLRIRALRWEYGSVLPNALRFHMSAEEVRCLKDYGEFEVDDGTSVLLKKNSQHFLPRWKCEQLIRQGVLEHVLS